The Gorilla gorilla gorilla isolate KB3781 chromosome 23, NHGRI_mGorGor1-v2.1_pri, whole genome shotgun sequence genomic interval TGCCCCCTTCCCACGACCAGACCAGGAAAAATCATCTGTGCAACTGGCCCCTCATTCCATACGGGGATTAGCTGCTGTCTGGCACCTAAAATTGAGATGCTGCATCATCAGATTCTCAGCCCTGACAACACATAGAATCACCTGGtgatgtcaaaaacaaaaaagaacaaaaacccgACGTCTATGTCATGGGTTAGACAAGGGATTCTCTAAACCTAGTGTGCTCAGattacctggggatcttgttaaaatgcagatgctGCACTGGGAAGTCTCAGGATTGATCCCGCTGGCTTGGGGACTTTGCTGAGTAGCAAAAACATAGAGCAACTGAATTTGAATTTCTCTCTAGCAAAGGTTCCCATGAATCTGACATTAAGATGGGCCTGGTAATTCTAATGCACAGTGAATATTGGCACCCATTGTACCAAACAACCTCACCCCAGGGTTGGGAAGAGTTGGGAATGGAGCACCTATGGTGTTTGTTTCTGTGAGTGGGGAGAGTTGCAGATATTGGTCTCCTCATCCATGCGCCATGGGCTTCAACAGGGGTCCTGGCTACAGAAAATACTATCACTCTCCATAACTCCGGGGAAAAGGGACATTTACATGAAAAGGTTATGGTCAGCCTGGGCACAGAATTACACCTATAAATGGTGGTGGGCCCCTATGATGTCCCCGACACTGGTAGCTTCTGCCATGACACCCATGATCTCtactcatccatctacccataCCTGACTGTCTCTCTGCTGAACTTTGGAGGACAGAGATTCACCCTGTCCAAGTCATGTTTGGAAcccacttcctccttccttgtCCACGTCCATTCCCTAATTCACCATTAAAGAGCAATCAATCCCTAGTCTTGACTAGGGTAGTCTTACTGTGATCTATAAAATCTATATTAGTGATCATATCAGTTTTTTGACTTGAAGGATAATatgttttgtagatttttttttcagaatgttcTGGAAAATTAGTTTTCTCTAGGCCAGATCACACACTGCCTCCTCCATGAGAACTGGCGGCTTCACCTGTCAACCACATACCCAATGCCTTAAATTATTGACCTGTGTATTTTCTGCCCTTATTCTCTACAATTAGTCAGTTATGACAAACGACTTTCAAATACCTTTCTCTTGGCTCCAAAATTTACCATTGTTTTGCTTAAGGTCTCACCTTCCATGTAGGATAGAAAACATTCTTTCATCTAAAAGGTCCCCCTCCTCCACCTGGCCTTGGAGCCTCCTAACGTCCAGGACCGGCATCTCTGTCATCACATTGTCAGCTGCAGAGATACCCTATCTGCTGTCAGAACTGTGCACAATTAATTtgtttacaaacatggaaaacaaAAGCCTGGAGTCATGCTCTATATACTGAATTGGAGcaataaaatgtggaagcagaAACATATTTGATATTGACCACTTGCATTGTCTTAATTATCATTTACTTGTTCACACATCACGGTGGTAGAAAGGGGGGCATGGTGTCTGCCTTCAGAGACCCTCCACTCTAAATGAAGAAAAGGCCAATGAAGCAAACACGTGAcgtaaagtaaaataagaattgcTACTGTGAGTAAGAGTCAGGTATTGCCACAAAGCATACCTATGAGAATTTGAAATAGGGAAGTTTCCTCATGAAAAGTTTTGATTTTGGAGGAAGAAACAGAATTAAAGAAACTAAAGTCAGGAGATATTTGGGCCTTTGAAGTAGAAGAGAGGCATGGGGTTGGCTTCTGTCCACTTGCTGAGCaacttgttttccttttcacAGTGGATATGACCTTGGATGCCGACACAGCCAACAACTTCCTCCTCATTTCTGACGACCTCGGGAGTGTCCGAAGTGGGCTCATCACACAGAATCGGCAAGACCTTGCCGAGAGATTTGACGTGTCCATTTGCGTCCTGGGCTCCCCTCGCTTTACCTGTGGCCGCCACTACTGGGAGGTGGACGTGGGAACAAGCACAGAATGGGACCTGGGAGTCTGCAGAGAATCTGTTCACCGCAAAGGGAAGATCCAGCTGACCACAGAGCTTGGATTCTGGACTGTGAGTTTGAGGGATGGAGGCCGCCTCTCTGCCAGCACGGTGCCGCTGACTTTCCTCTTCGTAGACCGCAAGTTACAGCGAGTGGGGATTTTTCTGGATATGGGCATGCAGAACGTTTCCTTTTTTGATGCTAAAAGTGGTTCCCATGTCTATACATTCAGGAGCGTCTCTGCtgaggagccactgcgcccatttTTGGCTCCTTCAATTCCACCTAATGGTGATCAGGGTGTCTTGAGCATCTGTCCTTTGATGAACTCAGGCACTACTGATGCTCCAGTCCGTCCTGGGGAGGCCAAATAAGCcctcactccaaaaaaaaaacagggtcagAAAATTACTTGGGTGGGTAGACTTAGGAATTTTCTACTTGGTAAAAGCCTTATACAGTCATAGGAGAAAGATATGGGACATTTCTATAATCTATATTCTAATTTGATTCGATTATTGAGTCGTAAGTATTAATTATTGCCACCATCCAACTCATTGAGTCTTACGGTTCACATCTTGTTTCCTATAGAAATGTTCTGTATTCTCCGATCAATTTCCAAATgctttactttttcatttctgtaagttCAAATCAGTGTTTAAATTATAGAAGTTATGAGGTAAATAAACATTTGGATATCACCTAATGCATCATGTGATTTTCTAAATGATAGGAGTGCAATAGATTTTATTCATAGTAAAAAcatgagtgtgtgcgtgtgtgggtgtgtgtgtatttgaacaGAGAGCTGGATAAATGCCTATGTCCTATCCAGAACTGAAGTTATCGCCATCGTTGCTCAGTGTGGGTAACATTTTCCTGGATGTGTGTTCATCTGCATTAACGAAAATTCCCCCCAATCAGTTATTGCAATTATTAATTGTAAttgcaataaaattaataaattaattttatttataaaattaataaattaataattaaatctCTATGCAGAGATTAATAAATATGCAGGctaacaaagcaaaaataatctCTATGCAGGCtaacaaagcaaaaaaagataacacacattactaatatcagaaataaaagaggggcCATGTCTACCAAACTGTTGGTCATTAAAAGGATAATCAGGGACTGTTATGGATGACTCTATTCCCACAGTTTGATAACTAGGTGAAATGTATCAATTCCTTGAGAGACATAATCTTCCCAAGGTCACACTAGGAACATAGACAATCTGAACAAGCCTCTGCCTATTAAGTGAATTAACATTAAGAACATTCCAAAAAAGACAACACCAGAACCAAATGATTTCTCTTACGAAATCCACCAAATTCTTACAAATCCCAACATATTTTCACAATATAATCCGAAAATTGCGCTCGTAGGTATGTACTCAGTTGAGATGAAAAGTTACGTCCACACAAAGCCTGCACaggaatgtttacagcagctttatctATAACCACCCAAACTAGAAGCGAGCAAGATGTTTAAGAGGCAAATGAAAAAACAACCATCTATAAAACACAATATTCTGTGATTTAAAGGAGTTCTCCATCAAAGCATAGAAAAGACAATGGCATGTATCAGAAAGACTGTGAGGGCATGCCTTCATGTGGATGAGACCACACAGGCAGCAGAGCAGGGTGACTTTAAGTATATTGATGAGTGAAGTAAGTTCAGCTGAAAGAGCTACATAatattgggttggtgcaaaagtaattgtggtttttgccagtTGAAGAATggaaaaaccgcaattactttgcaccaatctaatatatGACTCCaactgtatgacattctggaaaaggcaaaacaaagggGATGGTAAAAATAATAGTTGGCAAGGTTTCTGGAGAAAGAGGACAGAGATTCATAAGTAAAGAAGAGGGAATTTTTGGAGCGGTGAGAGTATTCCTTACGAGATCGAAATGGTAAACATaacagtaaatatttcaaaattcatagAAATGTGTAACAGGAAAAAGAACACTATGAGAATGACAGACTTTAGGTACTAATGTATCAATATTTGCCCATTACTTTTAGCAAATATAACACAGTAATGTAAGATGTGAATATTAGGTGGAATTATAAGGTAGGGTGAGAGAACAGAATGATGTGGGAACTTTGTGTATTACATGCTAGATTTTTATGTCAATCTAAAATTCCCTTGGTTaaacattcagttttaaaattatagctCCACTGTTTCAGGGAGATCACAATAATGTCCAACAATTGAGTAACGTCTAGAGATTAGTTTGAAAGATTGTCTTACTATTAAATGTGAATCAAAATTgacttttaaatgtataattttgtgATTTCAGCAATACTTCTTGATTAGGCAAATAAAAATTTTGGCACATTTAAACATATGGCTTAACCTCCTCTATAGCTTCTTCTAACATATGGGACACTGAATACAATCCACAATTGTTATTCTTAAATCAACTTAATAAATTTCCACAGTACCTTCATGTGAGTGCACCCGGTGGTTTGCCCAGAGTTCAGGTTGTGTCATGTGCCTTTTGGTGTAGACGCTATATCTTCTTAAAATTTCTATCAGAGAAGAGCCTGGTTAATCTTTCTGCAATGCAGAGAACTAATGACGTTACTGACAGAAGACCAGAGGGAGAATTGTGATAATTGGTTCTAACTTCTGATCCCATTGTTTACTGGCTTCCAAGCAGAGCCATCTGAATCAAAGTTAGGTCTCAGGAAGATCGTGGAGTTCAGTGAGCACTTTATACGTGGATTAGAAAGACTGCGTGGGCGATGCCTTCACATAGATGAGACGATACAGAAAGGCAGAGGGCTGGTGTAGTGGGGACCTGGACCCCAATCCCACTAGAGCCACGTAGACCTGGGAAGGTCATGTAATCCCTCGGCCCTCAGATCTCTGCACTGTCATGTTAAACTTTTCATAGGGCCTACTTATTAATCTCACAGTATGGGGCTAGAAAAATCACTAAATGCAGGAGAATATTAAGAAAGAGAATCAGAACTTCAGTAGTGATGTGTAAGGGTTTACTAAATGCCAGAAGGAATAAGCCGGAGACTTAGTAGTGGCTGAACACAGAGAGGCTGCTTGGGTGGCTCCAGGCCAGTGGAGGGCGGTTCCCTGTTCATCTTTTACGTGGGTGTGATGCCTTACAACTTCTGGAGGACATCTCCTATTATCTCTGGGAATCCCCACATCAGCCCGGCAGGGTGGGCAGAGGAGGGGCTGAGTATCACTTAGAGACGGTGAGTGATTTGCAGAATCCCATTCTAATAAGTGAAGGATCTGGGGGGAGAAATGAATTTGGTTCCCTAGAGACAGAGTGCCCTGGACCACTGATCAAAGGGACCCCTTCACTCTCTTTCTCCAATACTTTTATTCCAAGGTGTGTGGAAAGACAGAGTTCGTGCTCGGGAAGAGTTGCCTGAGATGAAGACAGGTCCCTAATTATAAAGCAttcttttcctctgcctttcAAATCTTCCACCCCAAGTATGACACAGTTTCCTTTAAAGGATGTCACCTGTGGCACCTTGGGAAGCACAAATGCGTGGCCTTCCTCCCCCACTCCCTTCACCCTGTCAGCTGCCTCTCAGTAACTGTTTCCTCCAGTGACCACAGTGAGCGACCAGTGTCTGCCTGTCTCCGAGACTGCTCAGGCCTTAGAACAATGCAAAACATCTATCACAAGATGCTTCTGCAAGTAACAACTTCTCTCCCACTTATCAAACCTGAATAAGTAGCTAATGCGAATTAACTGAAAAAGAGGCCATCTGGGCTGGTGCTTTGGTGGGTTAATGAATTTAGTCTGCCACCCCCACTTTCTCCTTGACTGCTGATCTGAGCCACCTGGAACAAGGTGTGGCTAAGAATGGGCAGCAGGTGCACCAGCACGGAGTGTACACCTTATCAGCTCATTCTTTCCCCATCAAAGATCACTTTCTATTTTACAAACTCCACATCCTTTTCTTGACCTTGCCGTGGCAGGGGACAGTCCTATCTCCTCTCAGAAAGACCCctccggccaggcgcagtggctcacgcctgtaattccagcactttgggaggccgaggtgggcagatcatgaggtcaggagatcgagaccatcctggctaacatggtgaaaccccgtctcttctaaaaatacaaaaatttagccaggcatggtggcgggcgcctgtagtcccagctactcgggaggctgaggcaggagaatggcgtgaacccagggggtggagcttgcagtgagccgagatcgcaccactgcactccagtctgggagacagagcaagactccatctcaaaaaaaaacaaaacaaaaccctccaTAGCCACAGCCTGGAAACCTCTGCCCCAGGACGCTGCCCCAGGACTCTGCCCCAGGACTCTCATTCAAGGTTCACTCTGATCCCCCTTTCCCTCTGACTCCAGATGTCCCTTCCATTAACCCAATGGCTCTGCCTCTTCTCCCAATCCTTCACTAGTGAAAATGCCACTGATTCTCTCTCGTGAGCCCTCTGAAAGTCCTCTCATAAAATACCACTGTtcatcctgtttttttttaagtccatcTCTAGATCACTAACatttgttttcagattttgggTTCTACATTCAGAGGAATGTTTCTGTCCTTCCACTTTCCAGTCAAGTCTATCATTGCAGGAGTGGAATCAAGATTCTCCTAAAATGATAAAGCACTATGGCTGTGTTTGCTGTGTATTCTCTGGAAGTGTGTGCCCAGGATTGCCAGTCTTTATTATTTGGTAGAAATAAAAGTAAGTCACATAGTCCTGATATTtacattttgagttttaaaaatttttatattgttttcatcAAAACTCActttagatattaatatgttcatctTGGTATTTTCTTCTAAATGCTATAAACCTGTGTTTCCCATTATTTGTTTCTCTTAGTGAGCTATATCCTCTGTGAACCCCTGCTTGCTCTCAGGGATCCTAAATACAGAAATGGAGATTTGCATTCCTGTTTGGAAAGATCTCATTTTCCGTTCTCAGAGCCTCCTATGTGCCTTAGAGACCACCGTGTCCCTGCTTTAACCCTATGTAATAGAAACAAATAAGATCTTTACTCTCAGAAAGTTCAACAGTCTTCAGAGGAACCCACATTCTTACACAACTCTGTCATGCAGGTCTCAGGCAAAGCCCTCATAACTTGGCAAAATTTAAGGTATCACAACTTTACAAGCTTCTATTTGTTATTACAAAGATGTGCccacttttagtagagattttAGCAACAGTTGCCtagttaataaaaaatagaaagtactAGAAGAAAGCACATAAAGAACATACTATGTAAAATTTGACCTAAAAATGACCAATCTCACAGGGACACACAGAGCTGAACAACACACACGGGGCTATCGGATGGGGGacggtgggaggagggaggatcaggaaaaataactaagggGCACTAGGCTGAAAACCCAGGTGACAAGATAATCTGCACAagaaatccccatgacacaagttgacctatgtaacaaacctgcacatgcacccctgaacttaaCAGTTAAAAAAACTGGGGGgacaaaatgagataccatttcacaccagtcagaatggctactactaaaaagtcaaaaaacagcagatactggcaaagttgcagagaaaagggagcacTTATATACTCTTAGAGactgtgtaaattagttcaaccattgtggaaagtagtgtggtgattcctcaaagagctaaaaacagaaatgtcattcaacccagccatcccattacaggTTATAcgcccaaagaaatataaatcattgtacccTAAAAACATCCACAcatatgttcacagcagcactattcataatagcaaagaccgaaatgcccatcaatgacatattggataaagaaaatgtggtacatatacacaatggaatactatgcagccataaaagagaatgagatgatgtcctttgcaggaacatggatggagctgggcgacagagtgagcctccatctcaaaaaaaaaaaaaaaattgggccgggtgcagtggctcatgcttgtaatcccagcactttgggaagccaaggcaggcggatcatgaggtcaggagatcgagaccatcctggctaacacggtgaaaccccatctctactaaaaatacaaaaaattagccgggcatggtggtgggcgcctgtagtcccagctacttgggaagctgaggcaggagaatggtgtgaacccaggaggcagagcttgcagtgagccaagatcgtgccactgcactccagcttgggcaacagagcaagactccgtctcaaaaaataaataaataaataataaaataaaagttaaaaaataaatgacccGTCTTATTGACTAACCTCACCACAGTCTTATGGATTCAATTAACCTGTTCAATTCTTTGTTGTGTTTACTCCATCAACTTCCTGTGTAACTGCACTCCACAAGGCACATAACTGCACTCCACAAGGCA includes:
- the RFPL3 gene encoding ret finger protein-like 3 isoform X1 — protein: MKRLSLVTTNRLSPHGNFLPLCTFPLAVDMAALFQEASSCPVCSDNLEKPMSLECGCAVCFKCINSLQKEPHGEDLLCCCCSMVSQRNKIRPNRQLERLVSHIKELEPKLKKILQMKPRMRKFQVDMTLDADTANNFLLISDDLGSVRSGLITQNRQDLAERFDVSICVLGSPRFTCGRHYWEVDVGTSTEWDLGVCRESVHRKGKIQLTTELGFWTVSLRDGGRLSASTVPLTFLFVDRKLQRVGIFLDMGMQNVSFFDAKSGSHVYTFRSVSAEEPLRPFLAPSIPPNGDQGVLSICPLMNSGTTDAPVRPGEAK
- the RFPL3 gene encoding ret finger protein-like 3 isoform X2; protein product: MAALFQEASSCPVCSDNLEKPMSLECGCAVCFKCINSLQKEPHGEDLLCCCCSMVSQRNKIRPNRQLERLVSHIKELEPKLKKILQMKPRMRKFQVDMTLDADTANNFLLISDDLGSVRSGLITQNRQDLAERFDVSICVLGSPRFTCGRHYWEVDVGTSTEWDLGVCRESVHRKGKIQLTTELGFWTVSLRDGGRLSASTVPLTFLFVDRKLQRVGIFLDMGMQNVSFFDAKSGSHVYTFRSVSAEEPLRPFLAPSIPPNGDQGVLSICPLMNSGTTDAPVRPGEAK